CCGCAGGCTGGTGAACTGGACTGCCGTTTCGCACCGATCGCCGGTTCGTTCGGTTGGTTTTTGTCACCCGAAATAAAGTCCCGGATTTTTACCGTGTATAACGACATGAAAGTCGTTTTCATGCAACTCAACAAGCTCTATGATTTGAAGTATTCGCTGGAAGCATACCAGGCCGCCCTGACTGCCGAAATGGTTTCGATCGGTGGTAAAATCGATTTCCGCAACGCCTTCGAATTGATCAGGATAATTGTTGATATCGAAAAAGAAATCTCTGCCGAACTGGAGAATACTCCCAATCTCTCGCAACGCAAGGAGGTCGGCGAATACAAGGATAATTTGCAGGCACTTTTGAACCTGACCTCGGCATCGGATATTACATCCGAGGACCTCAATAACCTGATTATCTATCAATCCAAGGCATCCAATTCTCTAAAAAAGCTTCTGGCTCCGAAGGTGGCTGAAATACGATCGGAAATCGAGGGAGAACTGGAGGAATTCAAGGGCGAACGGTTGTCCATGGATGAGATCAAGATCTGGTCGAAGGAATTCCCTGAGGAGCTTATGGTCGATGAGGTGCGTTACAAGCTCGTCGATTGGATCGATATCCTAAATGATCAGTCAGAAAAAGATCACGAGTTCAAGCTGGGCGGGGTCAAAGAAGAGCTTCGCCAGAAACAGAACTTCTTCTTCCCCGATGGTACCCGGATGTCCGATCGGGGGCGATTGCACTGGGAAGGATTTGCGCAGTTCAAGATCAAGAATCTTAAACCGGAGCTCGATATTCTTATGATCCGTCGGATCGACTATGCTTACGGCGGACTTAAAACTGATATCGAAGTCGATGGCGAGAAAGTCGGTGTCTGGGAAATCTCCGGTAATGACCGTAAGTATCGCTGGCGCAATATGCCGTACATAATAAATGGGAAATTCATTACCAAAGAGGAAGTGGTTGTAAAACAGACGGCTATCTCAGCGGAACGTGATGTCAATATGTTCGGTTACTGGTTTTACCAGGCGATCGTATAACAATAATAAAAGGCAGGCAGATGAGACTAAATATTTTTGGAAAATTTTTTAGATTTGGACGAAAGGATGTTCCCAAAATGCCAAAGCGCGACAAGAAGAAATCTCAGGCTACGCGTGTTGTTGACGCGCGCGGCGCCGGACGAGGTAAGACCCGTGTGGTTGGTGTCGGCTCCACGGTGGAGGATCTGCCGGTTGTCGGCTGGCTGGTTATTATAAACGGTGAATTCAAGGGCCAGGATTATCGTCTCGATGATCGCAAGTACACGCTCGGCCCGACCGAAAACGAAGATATCGTCGTGCGTGACGATTATCTTTCTTCGCCCCATTGCGCCATCCGTTATGAAAACGGCAGTTTCTATATCAACGATCTCGGCTCTAAAAACAAGACCTATGTCAACGGCGAGGTACAGACCGAGTGGGAACTGATCGACAATGACCATATCAAGATCGGCAAGACCGAGATGATCTTCAAATGTCTCTAAGCAGGAGGGGGGATATGCATAAAGACTTCAGGCCCGTTTGGATTCTGCTTTTCTTATTGTTATTTTGCGCGCAGGCTTCCGCGATTAAAGTAGAGACCCAGCCGCGCATCAAACTACCTTCGGGTACCGGCGATACGGAGGTCTCCAATGTCAAGGCGATCTATGTCGGTCCCAAGGGAGAGATCTTTATCGGTTCGGCCCGCAACAACCGGGTCAAGGTCTATTCCTCCAACGGCCAGTACCTGCGCACCATCCCGTCCTCGGGCGACGATAATATCGACGTGCCCCAGGATATCGATATCGGCGTCGATGGCTCGATCTATGTCGTCGACCGTGACCGCGATGAGCTCAGTAAGTTCGATGAAAACGGTTTACGAATGGGTACTCTGGGCGGTGAAAAAGCATTTGATCGGCCGATGTCGGTCTCGGTGGCGCGCGATGGCAGGGTGTATGTGGCCGATAAAGACAAGGAATCGGTACAGATATTCAATCCCTCCGGGCAGAAACTGGGAAGTCTGCAGGGAGCCGGTTTCGATGAGCCGATTGCGGTCGATGTAGACCACCAGGGCAGAGTCTTTGTGCTCGATAAAAAACGCAAGTCGGTACAGGTCTTCAATTCTGACAATGAATTCCTCAAAGAAATCCGGATTGCCTACGCAGGTAAGGAAATCGACGAACCTGTCGATTTGTGTGTCAACCAGCATGGCGAGGTGCTGGTCCTCGACGAGGACGAGAAAGTGTTTTATTTTATGGCCGACTATGAGACCTCGGAATGGTCACGGCCGTATGGCGGAATGTTCGATAAGCCGATCTCAATCGATGTTGTTGGAAGAGATATCGTCTATGTCCTCGACAACAAGGACGAGATAATTTGGAAATTTAAGCTCTCCGAATTGCCTTCTCTGGTCAAAGAAAAGACAGTCAAGGAATCGATAGTCAAGAAAGCTGTGATCTCGACCAACATCGATGCTGAAGCCAATGTCTATGTCAACCGTTTGCTTCCCGATGATGACATGGTTGTCCTGTCGGTATTTGAAAACAATCGCAATATCGCCACAGGTTTGATCGCTGAAAACTTTACAAGGGTGGAAGTCGATGGTGAAGCGCTCGATGTGAAATCAGCGGAGGCATTGTTCTCTTCCGGTGAGATCGATTTTATCTTCATTCTTGGAACCGCTGAGCTTCGTGCTAACGAGCTGAGTGAAGTACGTGAAAAAATCACGACGGAGTTTTTAAGCAAGCTGGATGAGTCCCGTCACCGCGTGGCGTTTTTTACCTGTGCCGGTGATGTTGAGATGGCCTTGCCGTTGGAAAAATCTTTCTCAAAACAGAAATCAGCAGTAGAAAAGCTGGAGTTTGATGGCGATAAAGTGGTGCTCTATGATGGTATCTTGAGCGCATTATCGTACTACGATTCACTTCAAAGCGATACATATCCAATCTTCATAGTGTTCACTAACTCTGACGATAAATCCAGCCGCAACAGCTTTAATACACTCGAAAAGTACAAACGCTCGCATGGCCTTCCTCAGGTCTATACGCTGGTCTATGACGACAAAAAAGATCCTCAGATGCTTGAGGATCTCAAGAAGATCGCTGATTTTTCGGGCGGTTTCCTCTACTCTGCGGACAAGCGTGACATGATCTATTTTCTCTTCCGGCGGGCTGTCGCGCTCATCCGCGGTCAATACTGGCTGGCCTTAAACAACCTGCCCACGGAGGGTGAACTCACTGTCGATGTCGATGTCGATCTGGATGGAAACGTCCTGACAGAAACTCATCCGTATTCTGAACCGAGTGGTGAAGAAGTTGATATCAAGGGGAAATCGTTTTTTGAAAAATATGGCCTGATCCTTTTGATTATACTGCTGGTGATTATCCTGTTAATCATCATCATTATCATATTGAAGAAAGCTTCTGAGAAATCAAAGGCACCGATAGGCGAGGCACGGCTGGAAGTCAAGTCGGGCAGTGCATCCCAGAAAGAATACCGCCTGCGCAAAGGGGTTAATAAGATCGGATCCGCAAACGACAACGATATCGTCCTTCAGGTAGAGGGAATCTCTGGCCATCATGCAATAATCGAGTTTGCCGGCGGTAAATATACGCTTGTCGATTCCGATTCTACTAACGGGACCTATGTGAATCGTAATCGAATCGACCGGCGGATTTTGATCAACAATGATGTGATCAGTATTGCTTCTGTGGTTGATTTCGTGTTTAAAACCGGATAGGTGTGTGTAATTGCAGATTATTGTCGAGTTCATCTCCGGTGAAAACGTCGGCAGTCGCAAGAGGTTTTCCGGAGATTCGGTGCTGGTGGGAAGATCGGGAAATTGCGATCTGGTGCTTGATTCCGATGTCGTCTCTTACCAGCACTGCCGTATAAATATCAAAGGTGACGGGCTGTTTTTGACCGATCTGGGATCATCCAACGGCACTTATGTCAATGAATCTCCCCATGATAAGGGCTATATTGCCTTCGGTGACCTGGTTCGTTTCGGAGAAGGCGGTCCCGAGGTCAAGATTACCTATACCGATGAATCCGCGCAACCTGGCAAGCGTGCCAAAACCGAGATGGTTCAGCATGCTGACACAGTGCTTGTCCTGGAAGTCTCCGGGGATAAAACTTATCGTTATCCGCCCGGCAAGATAATTGTCGGAAGGGAAGTCGATTGCGACCTTCCCCTGGATCACCTGATGGTTTCCCGCGCTCATGCCGAAATCAATTTCCGTCCGCCCGAGCTGACTGTCCGTGACCTCAACTCCACCAATGGTACTTTCATCAATGGTAAAAAGATTGACAGCGCGCGTCTTACTGCCGGCGATGAAATCGTCTTCGGAGATAATGGTCCCGAAGTAACAGTCGATTTTGGAGGTGACGGCGCGGTTAGTATTAAAAAGAGCGGTCGCAAACTGGCTCTGGTCGCAGTCTTCGTGATTATCGCTTTGATAGTGGCAGGAGGATATTTTGCGCTTTACCGGCCCTACACGGAAAAGCAGGAGGTCGAGAAGAAATCTCTCAATGAATATGTCGCCTGGAGGCTGAAAGATCTTTCTGCCCAGATGGGCGATCCGCAGGACGAGATCCCCTTGATTTTTGTCGAAAGTGTAGCCGGTTATGTCGAAAAATTCACAGGCAATCTGCGCAACTGGTTTTCGCGCTCAATGGAACGTGCCCGGCCACAGCTCGGTATGGTCCGCAGGCTCCTGCGCGGTGCAGGTCTGCCAGAGCATTTCGCCTGGCTGGCGTTTGTCGAATCCGGTTATGATACGACGGTTACCTCCCATGCCGGCGCGCGTGGTTTGTGGCAGTTTATGCCCGCAACCGCGAGACAATTTGGTTTAAGAGTGGATGGGTCAGTCGATGAACGTATCTACCCTAAAAAATCGACACAAGCCGCTTGTAAATATATTAAACAGTTGTATAATTTGTATAACTCGTATATGCTGGCTATGGCCTCGTACAATACCGGGGAAGGCAGGGTAGCCCGTGCATTGCGCAGAATCGATGTGATCGGTGAAAATCGTTTCTGGTACCTGGTTAAAAGCGATATGCTTCACAACGAGACCATGGGGTATGTACCCAAGATCATGGCGGTGATGATTATCGCCACTGATCCCGAGAGGTTCGGCTTCGAGAACGAGGATAGCGAACGATGAGCCTGCGCAAGATAATCGACAACCAGTACGAAATCCTGAGGCGGATAAAAACCGGCGGTTTCGGCACGATCTATTACGGCTGGGATATTACGCTCGATCGACCTGTGGCTATCAAGGAGGTAGCACAGTCGCTTTTGGGTGATAAGCAGTACATGGATATGTTTGTCGATGAAGCGCTCAACACGGCCCGCTTGAACCATCCTAATATAGTCCAGATTTACAGCCTGCGCAGGACATCCGAGAACAACCTGTATATTATCATGCAGTTCGTCGAGGGTATTGACCTGCGTGACCTGATCGAATACTTCATTGAACGTGATGGCCGGGTGCCGGAGAACCTGGCTGTGTTTATTATTGGCGAGATCTGCAAGGCACTCGAGTACGCCCATAACCTCAAAGACCGCAGGACCGGTCAGTCCCTGAATATCGTGCACCGCGACATATCACCATCAAATATAATGCTGTCAGTCGAGGGCGCCGTCAATTTGATTGATTTCGGGATTGCCAAAGCGCGTCATCGGGTGGCCCAGAAAACCCAGACCGGATTTGTCAAGGGCAAGGTGGCATATCTTTCGCCTGAGCAACTGGAGGGCAGGGATGCTACCCGCCAGAGCGATATCTTCTCTCTGGGTACGGTTTTTTATGAACTTTTGACCGGATGCCAGGCGTTTGTGGGAGACTCCGATTTTTCGATCATGAAGAATATCATGTCAGGAAGGATCGATTTCAGCAGGTTAAATGATCAGGACCTCACCCCTGATTTACGCGAGATCGTCAAGAAGTCATTAGCGCGTGACACCGCAGATCGTTATAAAACTGCAAACGAGATGTATGTCGATTTATATGAACTGACCCGCAAGCATTATCCGGGTGAACCGATGTCCGACCTGTCAAGGCTCGTGCATGAAATTCATATCGGCGAGGACACTGTACCGGGAAGCGAACCCTCTCTTCCGCAGCCTGAGGACGAGAAGTCGGATCAGCAGAATATCAAGACACAGGTTCTCTCGGCCGGGGACAATCCGTTCGCCGAGATATCCGAGCCAGAGCAAAAACCAAAACCGGAACCAAAACCAAAACCGGAGCCTGAAGCTTCTGAGAGCGATCATCCCAAACAGAAGCCATCAGAAACACCTTCGCAACCCGGACCGGGCGAGGAAGCTAAAACACAGATTTTTAATTCCGAAGAGGCTCGCACAGTCGTTCACGACACCTCCAGCGCTGAAGCGCGCACAGTTATTCACGACACCTCACAAGCAGGAGCCAGATCCGGCCGCGGAGGGTTTAATTTCAATTCGATTGCCGCCAATTTTAAACGTATCGACAGCCGGGTCTGGATATATGCGGGCGGATCGCTGGGAGTCTTGATTTTAATCCTGATTTTAGCGCTGTTGCTTCGGGGGGGCGGTGAAAGCGGACCTGTGGGAGATTATCGTGTCTGGATCAACAGCGCGCCCGAAGGTGCCGAGGTCTATTTGAATGATGAACTCTATGGTAAGACACCGCTTCAACTGGTCGAACTCGAGGATGGCGAGTATGATCTGCGTCTTCTCCATCCGGAGGCAGATCCGATTGATACGCAATTTGTACTGACTGAAGGTTCAGAGGTGACTTTTCCAAATTTTGTCCTCACGAGAGAAGTCTATGTCAATTCGATTCCACAGGGGGCAGAAGTTTATGTCAATTCCAGAGAAACCGATCTGATCACTCCAGCGCTTGTCGATGTGCCGATTATGGACAGCGTTAACATCAGGCTCGAGCATGAAAACAGTAAATATCCGGTCAAGCTTGCCGGTTTTGAGATCGAAAGCGGTGAATTTCAGGCGGATGATGACTATATATGGGAAAAGCAGTTTAACGAAGATGATGAACGCTGGGAACTGACCGGGCGATTCTTAAAAGAGATCACGATTTCATCCAAACCACAGGGCGCGGATGTCTTGATAGATGGGCGCGAAACCCCGATTGGACAAACACCGGGCAAGATGATGATCCCGTTCGGATCGTCAAAACTGACCCTGGTAAAAGCAGGTTTTGAAACCAAGGTCAGAACCGTCAACATCGCTTCGGATTTTAAGGGCTCATTGTTTTACGAGATGTTTCGCCAGGTAAAAATCAGCGCGGTTGATAAGAGTGATCCCGATGGTCCCGATCTGAAAGCGACTGTCTACAAGATCGAAAGCGAAGGCAAGGTCTCACAGGTCAATGAGAAAACACCCTCTCAGATGCTTCTTTCCGGGGTCGAGCACAGGATCTACCTGGCTAAAGACGGCTACCGTGATACGAGCCTGATTATCGGGGTCAACCAGAATGAGCTGGTGGCGAAGATGACTTCCAAAAGCGAAACTCAAGCGTCCGATCAACCAGTTGTCAGAAAACCAGAGGAAGATAAGGACAAGGCGCAATTACTGTTTATCTTTACCGATAGAAAAAGCAAGGAGCCCCTTGAAGGTGTCGATGTCGTGGCGGAAGAAAAGGATACTCGCGAACGGATTTTGCTGGGTAGTACTAATTCGGAGGGACGTCTCGAAGTCAGGCTGGCGGAAGGTAAATACAAGTTTATCGCCAACAAAGACGGCTACCGCGAATGGGATGATGGTGAAAAAATCAGTAAAGGGAAAAATTATAAATACAAAAAGAAGCTGAGAAGAGATTAATGCCGAAGATAATTTTGCAAAAAGACGGCAGTATAGTCAACACTTTTGATTTTCCCGGTCGCGAGGAAATCAGTGTCGGGAGCTCATCCGGTTGTGATGTCCCGATAGAAGATCCCGCTCTGGCATCGGAGCAGGCCAAAATAATATTGCGAAAGGATGGTTTCTACCTCCAGCTCGTGACCCATATACCAGCGGTCTTTGTGACTGGCGAAAGAGTCGAGGGGGAGGTTAAGCTCGAGGATGGCGATACGATCAATATCGAGGAATACGATCTGGTCCTCAATGTCCTTGATGATGAGCTGGAGAAGATCGCTGACGCAGAACCCCGCCAGGAAAAACCGGTAGAAACAGAAGAACAAGAAAAGACGGAAGATTCCCAAAAGTCTGATGAAGAGATTTCGATTGAAAAAGATGAATTGAAACCTGATAAGTTAGAAGAAAAACCGGCAGAAGATCAAGTTGAATCCTCAACTGAGAAAGTCCCTGAAACAGGACCTGAGGAAACAGCCGAAGTTAAACAGGATGAGGATGGGCCGGATGTCCCGGATGAGAAAGTACGGGTTGAGAAAACCGAGGAGTATCATACTCCGGAAGAGCCGGCGAAAAGCGAGGATGAGCCAGATAAAGTAGAAAAAGCGGTCGATAAAGCTATTGAAAAGGAAGAACCGCGCAAACCGACTCTTGAACCACGCAAACCGACGATCGCTCCGCAAAAACAGGAACAGCCGATCGAGTCGGCAGAAAAAGTATCTGATGCGCCTGCTGAATCCGCTCACAAGACCAAGGTGCTGGATGCCGGGGATACCCCCGATGAGTCTGCTCATAAGAAACCTGAACCACAGCCTTTGAAACCTGATGAGGAAGATATGTGGCTGGTGGTGATCTCCGGACCATTACAGGATCACAGGTTCAAGCTGATTAAGGGGCCTAACAGAATTGGCCGAGACCGCCAGAAAAATGATATAATCGTCCGCCTTGACCGCAAGGGTGAAGTTGACACCTCGATCTCGCGAGAACACGCGGTTGTCGACTACACGGATGGAGTTTTCTACCTGAGCGATACAAAAAGCCAGATGCGTACTAAACTCAACGATCGTACGATCTCCACCGATGAGGTCCTTCCACTCAAGGAGGGCGACCTGATCGAGATATCCTCGGTGCGCGAGAGCACAGTATTCAAATTGGTGTCCGAGAAAAACATCGATGCTCCGGTAGCAAAGATAAAAATTGACGCGATTTCACCGGAGAAGTTACAGCGGTATCTGCCGTATATACTTGTCGGCGTGGGATTGCTGGTGATAATATTGATATTAATTTTGATTCTAAAGTGATATTGCCGTGAAAATTGAATTTACCGCATTGACCGATGTCGGTCGGGTCAGGGAACTGAACGAAGATAATTTCAGGCTTTTGCCGGAAAATGATCTGGCAGTTGTTTGCGATGGAATGGGTGGGCATGCGGCCGGGGAAGTTGCTTCCGAGCTGGCAGTTGAGACAATTGGAGATGTGATCGCGGATTCATCTCAGTTGACTGATCCCCCGGATTCTCTGAAACTCGATAAAGGATTTTCGAAGTCCGGCCGTAAGATGGTGCACGCGATTCGCCTGGCCAGTCGCAGAATTTATCTCAAGTCTGTGCGCAATGAGGAGATGCGGGGGATGGGTACCACGGTTGTCACCACTCTATTCGAGAACGATAGCGTGATTATCTGTCATGTCGGAGACAGCAGGGTATACAGGTTCCGCAACGGCAATCTCGAACAACTCACCATGGATCATTCCTGGGTCAATGAACTGATCAACTCGAAACAATTAACTGAAGAAGAATCCAAGAGTTTTGTGTCCAAGAACGTGATCACCCGCGCGCTGGGGACAAGAGAAGATGTCAAGGTGGATATTCGTCAGGACAATACCTGCGATGGAGATATCTACCTGCTCTGTTCTGATGGTTTATGCGGATTCGTTTCCGATGGAGATATTCTCGCGGTCATGTCAGACAACGGTCTCTCATTGGATCAGATGGCGCAAAAGCTTGTTGACATGGCCAACCAGGCGGGAGGTGAGGACAATATTACAGTTGCCCTGGCGAGGATTACTGATCATGTTAACTGTGATGAAATCGACAAAAACTTCTCCCGCCAGACGGTCGATGTCGAATCTGATGCTGAACTGGAACATGAAAACGACGTCATTAAGAAGCTTTTCGATTCCAATCGATCTTCAGGAGAGCAAGTGACCGCGCGTGTGGATACAAGGCCTCTTAAGGTCCCGTCGAGAAGACGTTTTCGGTTTGGATGGCTTTTACTCGTCTTGATTCTGATTGCCGGTGGGGTGGGTGCATGGGCTTACCTGAATGATTACAGGGACTTTCAATATACTGTCGATGGGTGGATAGATGATGTCCGGCAGGTGATTTCCGGTCAAGAGGAACAAAAACCTGCACCTTCCGAAATTGTCGATGTGCCCCGCGGGACCGCCTACCTCAGGATCGGGGACTTTCCGGATTCACTTCTGGGGTTAATCCTGTACGTCGATATGGTTCCACAGGGGTCGGTAAGACAGTATTTGAGTGAACGTCTGGGTCTCGATCCGGGAATGCATACACTTCAACTCAAAGACGGGAATGACTCGCTTTATGCCAGCCTGAGGCAGGTTTTC
This is a stretch of genomic DNA from Candidatus Zixiibacteriota bacterium. It encodes these proteins:
- a CDS encoding FHA domain-containing protein, which encodes MRLNIFGKFFRFGRKDVPKMPKRDKKKSQATRVVDARGAGRGKTRVVGVGSTVEDLPVVGWLVIINGEFKGQDYRLDDRKYTLGPTENEDIVVRDDYLSSPHCAIRYENGSFYINDLGSKNKTYVNGEVQTEWELIDNDHIKIGKTEMIFKCL
- a CDS encoding FHA domain-containing protein — its product is MSLSRRGDMHKDFRPVWILLFLLLFCAQASAIKVETQPRIKLPSGTGDTEVSNVKAIYVGPKGEIFIGSARNNRVKVYSSNGQYLRTIPSSGDDNIDVPQDIDIGVDGSIYVVDRDRDELSKFDENGLRMGTLGGEKAFDRPMSVSVARDGRVYVADKDKESVQIFNPSGQKLGSLQGAGFDEPIAVDVDHQGRVFVLDKKRKSVQVFNSDNEFLKEIRIAYAGKEIDEPVDLCVNQHGEVLVLDEDEKVFYFMADYETSEWSRPYGGMFDKPISIDVVGRDIVYVLDNKDEIIWKFKLSELPSLVKEKTVKESIVKKAVISTNIDAEANVYVNRLLPDDDMVVLSVFENNRNIATGLIAENFTRVEVDGEALDVKSAEALFSSGEIDFIFILGTAELRANELSEVREKITTEFLSKLDESRHRVAFFTCAGDVEMALPLEKSFSKQKSAVEKLEFDGDKVVLYDGILSALSYYDSLQSDTYPIFIVFTNSDDKSSRNSFNTLEKYKRSHGLPQVYTLVYDDKKDPQMLEDLKKIADFSGGFLYSADKRDMIYFLFRRAVALIRGQYWLALNNLPTEGELTVDVDVDLDGNVLTETHPYSEPSGEEVDIKGKSFFEKYGLILLIILLVIILLIIIIIILKKASEKSKAPIGEARLEVKSGSASQKEYRLRKGVNKIGSANDNDIVLQVEGISGHHAIIEFAGGKYTLVDSDSTNGTYVNRNRIDRRILINNDVISIASVVDFVFKTG
- a CDS encoding FHA domain-containing protein, with amino-acid sequence MQIIVEFISGENVGSRKRFSGDSVLVGRSGNCDLVLDSDVVSYQHCRINIKGDGLFLTDLGSSNGTYVNESPHDKGYIAFGDLVRFGEGGPEVKITYTDESAQPGKRAKTEMVQHADTVLVLEVSGDKTYRYPPGKIIVGREVDCDLPLDHLMVSRAHAEINFRPPELTVRDLNSTNGTFINGKKIDSARLTAGDEIVFGDNGPEVTVDFGGDGAVSIKKSGRKLALVAVFVIIALIVAGGYFALYRPYTEKQEVEKKSLNEYVAWRLKDLSAQMGDPQDEIPLIFVESVAGYVEKFTGNLRNWFSRSMERARPQLGMVRRLLRGAGLPEHFAWLAFVESGYDTTVTSHAGARGLWQFMPATARQFGLRVDGSVDERIYPKKSTQAACKYIKQLYNLYNSYMLAMASYNTGEGRVARALRRIDVIGENRFWYLVKSDMLHNETMGYVPKIMAVMIIATDPERFGFENEDSER
- a CDS encoding PEGA domain-containing protein produces the protein MSLRKIIDNQYEILRRIKTGGFGTIYYGWDITLDRPVAIKEVAQSLLGDKQYMDMFVDEALNTARLNHPNIVQIYSLRRTSENNLYIIMQFVEGIDLRDLIEYFIERDGRVPENLAVFIIGEICKALEYAHNLKDRRTGQSLNIVHRDISPSNIMLSVEGAVNLIDFGIAKARHRVAQKTQTGFVKGKVAYLSPEQLEGRDATRQSDIFSLGTVFYELLTGCQAFVGDSDFSIMKNIMSGRIDFSRLNDQDLTPDLREIVKKSLARDTADRYKTANEMYVDLYELTRKHYPGEPMSDLSRLVHEIHIGEDTVPGSEPSLPQPEDEKSDQQNIKTQVLSAGDNPFAEISEPEQKPKPEPKPKPEPEASESDHPKQKPSETPSQPGPGEEAKTQIFNSEEARTVVHDTSSAEARTVIHDTSQAGARSGRGGFNFNSIAANFKRIDSRVWIYAGGSLGVLILILILALLLRGGGESGPVGDYRVWINSAPEGAEVYLNDELYGKTPLQLVELEDGEYDLRLLHPEADPIDTQFVLTEGSEVTFPNFVLTREVYVNSIPQGAEVYVNSRETDLITPALVDVPIMDSVNIRLEHENSKYPVKLAGFEIESGEFQADDDYIWEKQFNEDDERWELTGRFLKEITISSKPQGADVLIDGRETPIGQTPGKMMIPFGSSKLTLVKAGFETKVRTVNIASDFKGSLFYEMFRQVKISAVDKSDPDGPDLKATVYKIESEGKVSQVNEKTPSQMLLSGVEHRIYLAKDGYRDTSLIIGVNQNELVAKMTSKSETQASDQPVVRKPEEDKDKAQLLFIFTDRKSKEPLEGVDVVAEEKDTRERILLGSTNSEGRLEVRLAEGKYKFIANKDGYREWDDGEKISKGKNYKYKKKLRRD
- a CDS encoding FHA domain-containing protein, which produces MPKIILQKDGSIVNTFDFPGREEISVGSSSGCDVPIEDPALASEQAKIILRKDGFYLQLVTHIPAVFVTGERVEGEVKLEDGDTINIEEYDLVLNVLDDELEKIADAEPRQEKPVETEEQEKTEDSQKSDEEISIEKDELKPDKLEEKPAEDQVESSTEKVPETGPEETAEVKQDEDGPDVPDEKVRVEKTEEYHTPEEPAKSEDEPDKVEKAVDKAIEKEEPRKPTLEPRKPTIAPQKQEQPIESAEKVSDAPAESAHKTKVLDAGDTPDESAHKKPEPQPLKPDEEDMWLVVISGPLQDHRFKLIKGPNRIGRDRQKNDIIVRLDRKGEVDTSISREHAVVDYTDGVFYLSDTKSQMRTKLNDRTISTDEVLPLKEGDLIEISSVRESTVFKLVSEKNIDAPVAKIKIDAISPEKLQRYLPYILVGVGLLVIILILILILK
- a CDS encoding Stp1/IreP family PP2C-type Ser/Thr phosphatase, encoding MAVKIEFTALTDVGRVRELNEDNFRLLPENDLAVVCDGMGGHAAGEVASELAVETIGDVIADSSQLTDPPDSLKLDKGFSKSGRKMVHAIRLASRRIYLKSVRNEEMRGMGTTVVTTLFENDSVIICHVGDSRVYRFRNGNLEQLTMDHSWVNELINSKQLTEEESKSFVSKNVITRALGTREDVKVDIRQDNTCDGDIYLLCSDGLCGFVSDGDILAVMSDNGLSLDQMAQKLVDMANQAGGEDNITVALARITDHVNCDEIDKNFSRQTVDVESDAELEHENDVIKKLFDSNRSSGEQVTARVDTRPLKVPSRRRFRFGWLLLVLILIAGGVGAWAYLNDYRDFQYTVDGWIDDVRQVISGQEEQKPAPSEIVDVPRGTAYLRIGDFPDSLLGLILYVDMVPQGSVRQYLSERLGLDPGMHTLQLKDGNDSLYASLRQVFDSGQVFLDYSDFNFVQQKSPPEFVE